The Penaeus vannamei isolate JL-2024 chromosome 16, ASM4276789v1, whole genome shotgun sequence genome includes a window with the following:
- the LOC113826817 gene encoding uncharacterized protein isoform X4 translates to MLAPLPRPQAQPRRTFSLTSSSDESLCMPEDLVPCSDPGEDDLPLCLSPPPASTTLLPGPPQDSPPLARSPSAHSLSSGELPSTLLSTGSRSSTPLLPLDSPPHSPSSVGRPPYQTRFYHLTSQADDEVELTPHLEQHDPGADSMDSCDNKAVTSSVGGRRWGMRGDPGSLPSLTEPDSPPTTSLDLEWEPEAGTRFRGGGLALAGARFSGPLPLHRSSFSCVHGLGVGNRESLGDDREEEASHTAESGSWVPRSSCSTPNSLEWDFRASTLSLRGGNEDEAWQHTDMETEQLLHEIEQLAARALADTGHGLQSAPR, encoded by the exons CTCCGATGAATCTCTGTGCATGCCCGAAGACCTGGTGCCATGTAGTGATCCTGGTGAGGACGACCTTCCCCTCTGCCTGTCGCCGCCCCCCGCCTCGACCACTCTCCTGCCGGGGCCGCCGCAGGACTCCCCTCCGCTCGCCCGCTCGCCCTCCGCACATTCCCTCTCCTCGGGAGAGCTACCTAGCACTCTCTTGAGCACAGGTTCACGCTCTAGCACGCCGCTGCTGCCGCTAGACTCAcctcctcactcaccctcctcGGTAGGGCGGCCTCCTTACCAGACACGATTCTACCACCTCACCTCACAG GCGGACGACGAGGTGGAGCTGACCCCTCACCTGGAGCAGCACGACCCCGGGGCCGACTCCATGGACAGCTGTGATAACAA GGCTGTGACCTCGAGCGTCGGCGGGCGGCGCTGGGGCATGCGGGGCGACCCCGGCTCACTCCCGTCCCTCACCGAGCCCGACTCCCCGCCGACGACCTCGCTCGACCTGGAGTGGGAGCCGGAGGCGGGTACGCGTTTCAGAGGAGGAGGCCTGGCGCTCGCTGGGGCTCGCTTCTCTGGTCCTCTTCCGCTTcatcgttcttctttttcttgtgtccatg GTCTCGGCGTCGGGAACCGCGAGTCCCTGGGCGACGACCGCGAGGAGGAGGCGTCTCACACGGCGGAGTCGGGGTCGTGGGTGCCCCGGTCCTCGTGCTCGACGCCCAACAGCCTCGAGTGGGACTTCCGCGCATCCACACTAAGCCTCCGCGGCGGCAACGAGGATGAAGCGTGGCAGCACACAGACATGGAGACGGAGCAACTCCTGCACGAGATAGAGCAGCTTGCGGCGCGCGCCCTCGCTGACACAGGGCACGGGCTGCAATCCGCTCCCAGATAG
- the LOC113826817 gene encoding uncharacterized protein isoform X5, with product MPEDLVPCSDPGEDDLPLCLSPPPASTTLLPGPPQDSPPLARSPSAHSLSSGELPSTLLSTGSRSSTPLLPLDSPPHSPSSVGRPPYQTRFYHLTSQADDEVELTPHLEQHDPGADSMDSCDNKAVTSSVGGRRWGMRGDPGSLPSLTEPDSPPTTSLDLEWEPEAGTRFRGGGLALAGARFSGPLPLHRSSFSCVHGLGVGNRESLGDDREEEASHTAESGSWVPRSSCSTPNSLEWDFRASTLSLRGGNEDEAWQHTDMETEQLLHEIEQLAARALADTGHGLQSAPR from the exons ATGCCCGAAGACCTGGTGCCATGTAGTGATCCTGGTGAGGACGACCTTCCCCTCTGCCTGTCGCCGCCCCCCGCCTCGACCACTCTCCTGCCGGGGCCGCCGCAGGACTCCCCTCCGCTCGCCCGCTCGCCCTCCGCACATTCCCTCTCCTCGGGAGAGCTACCTAGCACTCTCTTGAGCACAGGTTCACGCTCTAGCACGCCGCTGCTGCCGCTAGACTCAcctcctcactcaccctcctcGGTAGGGCGGCCTCCTTACCAGACACGATTCTACCACCTCACCTCACAG GCGGACGACGAGGTGGAGCTGACCCCTCACCTGGAGCAGCACGACCCCGGGGCCGACTCCATGGACAGCTGTGATAACAA GGCTGTGACCTCGAGCGTCGGCGGGCGGCGCTGGGGCATGCGGGGCGACCCCGGCTCACTCCCGTCCCTCACCGAGCCCGACTCCCCGCCGACGACCTCGCTCGACCTGGAGTGGGAGCCGGAGGCGGGTACGCGTTTCAGAGGAGGAGGCCTGGCGCTCGCTGGGGCTCGCTTCTCTGGTCCTCTTCCGCTTcatcgttcttctttttcttgtgtccatg GTCTCGGCGTCGGGAACCGCGAGTCCCTGGGCGACGACCGCGAGGAGGAGGCGTCTCACACGGCGGAGTCGGGGTCGTGGGTGCCCCGGTCCTCGTGCTCGACGCCCAACAGCCTCGAGTGGGACTTCCGCGCATCCACACTAAGCCTCCGCGGCGGCAACGAGGATGAAGCGTGGCAGCACACAGACATGGAGACGGAGCAACTCCTGCACGAGATAGAGCAGCTTGCGGCGCGCGCCCTCGCTGACACAGGGCACGGGCTGCAATCCGCTCCCAGATAG